A genomic stretch from Rubripirellula reticaptiva includes:
- a CDS encoding 3-deoxy-manno-octulosonate cytidylyltransferase, whose amino-acid sequence MPVNCQIVIPARLASTRLPEKLLRKVSGKSVLQYTYEAALQSKLAKAVVIAVDDERMAREVDVFGGKWVMTRVDHASGTDRIAEVASQFPSVDVFVNVQGDEPEIDPETIDSVAKLLIDDQAADMATAGTPIRDLERLSSPSCVKIVMAGYESNGGESTRDQSSENGGQTGKGRAVYFSRAVVPHSRDASPESMLDAEPPIYWHHLGIYAYRREFLSWFAQQSPSVLEMTERLEQLRAIEAGKRILVARVESATAGIDTESDLQAFATRLARR is encoded by the coding sequence ATGCCTGTAAATTGCCAGATTGTCATCCCCGCTCGGCTTGCCTCGACTCGGTTGCCAGAGAAGTTGCTGCGCAAAGTAAGCGGTAAATCGGTGCTGCAATACACCTACGAAGCTGCCTTGCAGTCCAAGCTTGCCAAAGCGGTCGTCATCGCGGTCGATGATGAGCGGATGGCTCGTGAAGTCGATGTTTTTGGCGGGAAGTGGGTCATGACACGTGTTGATCACGCCAGCGGCACCGACCGCATCGCCGAGGTCGCCAGCCAGTTTCCTAGCGTTGACGTTTTCGTCAACGTCCAGGGCGACGAGCCTGAGATCGATCCCGAGACCATCGATTCCGTTGCCAAGCTGTTGATCGATGATCAGGCCGCCGACATGGCGACGGCCGGGACACCGATCCGTGATCTTGAAAGGCTGAGCTCGCCTTCGTGCGTGAAGATCGTGATGGCGGGATACGAATCCAATGGCGGTGAATCCACTCGCGACCAGTCATCCGAAAATGGGGGCCAGACAGGGAAGGGCAGGGCGGTCTATTTTAGCCGCGCTGTAGTTCCTCACTCTCGTGATGCATCGCCGGAATCAATGCTAGATGCCGAGCCGCCGATCTACTGGCACCACTTGGGGATCTACGCGTATCGTCGAGAATTTTTGAGTTGGTTTGCGCAGCAGTCGCCGAGTGTATTGGAGATGACGGAAAGGCTTGAGCAGTTACGGGCGATCGAAGCTGGCAAGCGGATATTGGTTGCCCGAGTCGAGTCGGCGACTGCGGGAATTGATACCGAATCTGACCTGCAGGCGTTTGCAACGCGACTGGCAAGGCGTTGA
- a CDS encoding NAD-dependent epimerase/dehydratase family protein, protein MKIGLTGATGFLGQAFVKRVVAEGHTVIAWRRDSNSQLDAASSGVTWINGRLGDQDAAIELAERSDVIVHAGLDRSSDGFMDWPADPSAYFQTNVIGSLQLIEAATSHSVRRFVFVSSGAVHEKIAINYPLDETHPLWPGSIYGAYKASVETLIHAYGHSQRLSCCSVRPTAIYGAADPVADSKWFSLVQAIIAGRSVDVSGGSKSVHVDDVVDTIRLLLETDQRIDGETYNCCDRMISEHEVAMIAKRLSKSESVISGSEKVAKNKIDTSKIQKLGFTFGGTSKLEATIRTLIDAGNTD, encoded by the coding sequence ATGAAGATTGGATTGACGGGCGCGACGGGATTTCTTGGTCAGGCGTTTGTCAAGCGTGTGGTTGCCGAAGGGCATACCGTGATCGCATGGCGACGCGATTCCAATTCGCAGCTCGATGCAGCATCTAGCGGAGTCACCTGGATCAATGGCCGATTGGGTGATCAAGATGCTGCGATTGAATTGGCTGAGCGATCGGATGTGATCGTGCATGCCGGTCTGGATCGGTCAAGTGACGGGTTCATGGATTGGCCTGCCGATCCGTCGGCGTACTTTCAAACCAATGTTATTGGTTCACTGCAGTTGATCGAGGCGGCCACGTCTCATTCGGTTCGCCGGTTTGTGTTTGTTTCGTCGGGTGCTGTGCACGAAAAAATCGCGATCAACTATCCGCTCGACGAGACACATCCGCTATGGCCCGGGTCGATCTATGGAGCCTACAAGGCATCGGTCGAAACGCTCATCCACGCCTACGGACATTCACAGCGACTGTCGTGTTGTTCGGTGCGGCCAACGGCTATCTATGGCGCCGCCGACCCGGTCGCGGATTCTAAGTGGTTTTCGCTGGTGCAAGCCATTATCGCGGGGCGCAGCGTTGACGTCTCGGGCGGCAGCAAGTCAGTGCATGTCGATGACGTGGTCGACACAATCCGACTGTTGTTGGAAACCGACCAACGCATTGACGGCGAAACCTACAATTGCTGTGACCGCATGATCAGCGAGCACGAAGTCGCGATGATTGCCAAGCGTCTCTCGAAAAGCGAATCGGTGATCTCGGGATCGGAGAAGGTTGCGAAGAACAAGATCGACACGAGCAAGATCCAGAAACTCGGATTTACGTTTGGTGGGACATCTAAGTTAGAAGCAACGATTCGAACGCTGATTGACGCGGGAAACACTGACTGA
- a CDS encoding CNNM domain-containing protein has protein sequence MSAIIDLWPWLISMAVLIVLSALFSGSEAALFSLTPRSRKSLVRAGIGGRIAAGLLENPERLLSAILFWNLLINMTYFAIAAIVGGKLEHHPAAGHSFAIAFTVASLMTIIFFSEMLPKSLAVLAPLRLSVLIGPPLLLAVRVVSPALPLVAVTNQAASRLIWPSFEPEPEIDLADIERAIELGTDDAALLQRERMALRGLVEIAETRVNELMRPRSRLWLCNDLSDRNAIIEQPLHSNYLMLVDNDEMIIKSIGVRMLRPSHLDDLVSFAEPVIYVPWSAYVSQVLDLLNEEDRSVAVVVNEFGEFVGAVTIDDILRRVLAPRHDEGFLSESSVQEIEPGRYRVWGSVSVRSLSKRLDIDVNCEGVTTIAGYIGRQNERVPRPGDTAPMDRFTLSVVEQEDEGVWIEVLDGNRSEPGDRDDEATT, from the coding sequence TTGAGTGCGATCATCGATCTTTGGCCATGGCTGATTTCGATGGCGGTGCTGATCGTTCTAAGCGCACTTTTCAGTGGCAGCGAAGCGGCGCTTTTTTCCTTGACGCCGCGCAGTCGCAAAAGCCTGGTGCGTGCCGGAATCGGCGGCCGTATCGCAGCAGGACTGCTAGAAAATCCTGAACGATTGCTGTCGGCAATCCTGTTCTGGAATCTGCTAATCAACATGACCTACTTTGCAATCGCTGCGATCGTTGGCGGAAAGTTGGAACATCACCCGGCCGCTGGCCACTCGTTTGCGATTGCGTTTACCGTCGCATCGCTGATGACGATCATCTTCTTCAGCGAGATGCTGCCCAAAAGCTTGGCCGTGCTCGCACCGTTGCGGCTATCGGTCCTGATTGGCCCGCCGTTGTTGTTAGCCGTTCGGGTCGTCAGCCCTGCCCTGCCCCTCGTCGCAGTTACCAACCAAGCGGCCAGCCGACTAATCTGGCCTTCCTTTGAACCCGAGCCGGAAATCGATCTAGCAGATATCGAACGGGCAATCGAGCTCGGAACCGATGATGCCGCACTGTTGCAGCGAGAACGAATGGCATTGCGGGGATTGGTCGAAATTGCCGAAACTCGAGTCAATGAACTGATGCGACCGCGCAGCCGCCTTTGGTTGTGCAACGATCTTTCCGACCGCAACGCGATCATCGAACAACCACTGCACAGCAACTATTTGATGCTCGTCGACAATGACGAAATGATCATCAAATCAATCGGCGTGCGAATGTTGCGTCCCAGCCATTTGGACGACCTTGTCAGCTTTGCCGAACCCGTCATCTATGTGCCCTGGTCGGCATACGTATCGCAAGTCCTTGACCTACTCAACGAAGAAGATCGCAGTGTCGCCGTGGTCGTCAATGAGTTTGGCGAGTTCGTCGGCGCGGTCACTATCGATGACATCCTGCGCCGTGTTCTGGCCCCGCGCCACGACGAAGGTTTCCTAAGCGAATCGTCTGTCCAGGAGATCGAACCCGGCCGCTATCGAGTTTGGGGGTCCGTCAGTGTCCGATCACTTTCCAAACGCTTGGATATCGACGTCAACTGCGAAGGCGTAACCACAATTGCCGGTTATATTGGACGACAAAACGAACGCGTCCCGCGTCCCGGTGATACGGCACCGATGGATCGATTCACGCTGTCAGTCGTCGAACAAGAAGACGAAGGCGTCTGGATTGAAGTGCTTGATGGTAATCGCAGCGAACCGGGCGACCGAGACGACGAGGCGACCACATGA
- a CDS encoding DUF1844 domain-containing protein produces MSNDDKSQDDQLSDDQASDDQFSAEEAVAEAMAAADEGAAAMEKMPPASFEMLVSMLFTQGMATLGQVPDPSMEKPPVNKAYAKHYIDTLEMLGEKTKGNLSKEESKMLSEALHALRMAYVTVKAS; encoded by the coding sequence ATGAGTAACGACGACAAGTCGCAAGACGATCAGCTTAGCGACGACCAGGCCAGCGACGACCAATTCAGCGCTGAAGAGGCCGTCGCGGAAGCCATGGCTGCTGCCGATGAAGGTGCGGCTGCCATGGAAAAAATGCCGCCGGCTTCGTTCGAGATGTTGGTGTCGATGCTGTTCACGCAAGGCATGGCAACGCTTGGCCAAGTGCCCGATCCGTCAATGGAAAAGCCGCCGGTCAACAAGGCATACGCGAAGCATTACATCGACACTCTGGAAATGCTGGGTGAAAAAACCAAGGGCAATTTGTCAAAGGAAGAGTCGAAGATGCTCTCCGAAGCCCTCCATGCACTGCGAATGGCTTACGTTACCGTAAAGGCTTCGTAG
- a CDS encoding sodium:solute symporter family protein, giving the protein MPTESALPSGMESIFAGALIVYLIALYGIGFLAQRRVKNVEDFVLAGRRLPTSLATITIIATWFGAESLMTTADEVGNEGLRKAMLDPIGISLCLLLAGLFVAGPMWRMGILTIPDFFNRRYGKTAEILSSLIIVPSYFGWVAAQFVALAQLLDVFFGIPKEWGITAVATLGTGYTLLGGMWTITWTDAIQMTFILIGLILLGHAILVELGDGSMSAGLSVMQTDIPDERWRIADPPTFWRDTLTAISALAIGALGNLPMQDLMQRIFSAKSDTVASRACLWAAAGYLVMGILPVGTGMAAHLLLPQQSGDFDGVVLLVASKLLNPILLLVFFLAIVSAVLSTIVSAVMAPAAVMAHNLAEPVWRRSQETAPTQQGLLWLQRIAIVIVTMASAWLAYKGEGAYELVQGSYSMPLVSLFVPFIIGIHFKHAPPLAAILAIVFGITPWCLHMLIGWEIFFEPWLEAAGLPIPHELAGTLCSLIGFLIGAALGRAQNTDTQTSAL; this is encoded by the coding sequence ATGCCCACTGAATCCGCATTGCCTTCGGGGATGGAAAGCATCTTCGCCGGCGCCTTGATCGTCTACCTGATCGCCCTGTACGGGATCGGGTTCCTCGCTCAGCGGCGTGTCAAGAATGTCGAAGACTTTGTCCTGGCCGGTCGCCGACTGCCAACTTCACTGGCCACGATCACAATCATCGCAACCTGGTTCGGCGCAGAATCGTTGATGACGACCGCCGACGAAGTCGGCAACGAAGGGCTGCGCAAAGCGATGCTCGATCCTATCGGCATCTCTCTTTGTTTGCTGCTAGCAGGCCTGTTCGTCGCTGGCCCCATGTGGCGAATGGGGATCCTGACCATCCCCGACTTTTTCAATCGTCGCTACGGCAAGACCGCTGAAATCCTGTCTTCATTGATCATCGTGCCAAGTTACTTTGGCTGGGTCGCGGCCCAATTCGTAGCACTCGCGCAGCTTCTCGATGTGTTTTTTGGCATCCCTAAAGAATGGGGCATCACAGCGGTTGCGACACTGGGAACCGGCTACACCTTGCTGGGCGGAATGTGGACAATCACGTGGACCGACGCGATCCAGATGACATTTATCCTGATCGGACTGATTCTGCTAGGTCATGCGATCCTGGTCGAACTTGGCGACGGCAGCATGTCAGCCGGATTGTCAGTTATGCAGACCGACATCCCCGACGAACGTTGGCGGATCGCCGACCCACCGACGTTTTGGCGAGACACACTCACTGCGATCAGCGCGCTGGCGATCGGTGCGCTCGGTAACCTGCCCATGCAGGATTTAATGCAGCGAATCTTTTCTGCCAAGAGCGATACCGTCGCCTCGCGTGCCTGTCTATGGGCGGCAGCTGGATACTTGGTCATGGGCATTTTGCCCGTCGGCACAGGCATGGCAGCACACTTGCTGTTGCCGCAGCAGAGCGGCGACTTTGACGGAGTCGTGTTGCTGGTTGCCAGCAAGCTGCTGAATCCGATTTTGCTATTGGTATTCTTTCTAGCAATCGTTTCAGCAGTCCTGTCGACCATCGTCAGCGCTGTGATGGCGCCGGCGGCGGTGATGGCGCACAACTTGGCCGAACCGGTTTGGCGACGATCCCAAGAAACGGCGCCGACCCAGCAAGGATTACTGTGGCTACAGCGGATCGCCATCGTGATCGTCACGATGGCTTCGGCGTGGTTGGCATACAAGGGCGAAGGCGCCTACGAGCTAGTGCAAGGATCGTACTCAATGCCACTGGTCAGTTTGTTTGTGCCATTCATCATCGGCATCCACTTCAAGCACGCTCCACCACTGGCGGCGATCCTAGCAATCGTGTTTGGGATTACACCATGGTGCCTGCACATGTTGATCGGCTGGGAAATTTTCTTCGAACCATGGCTCGAAGCCGCCGGGCTTCCAATCCCGCACGAACTTGCCGGCACCCTCTGCAGCCTGATTGGCTTCCTGATTGGCGCGGCACTTGGCCGCGCCCAAAACACGGACACCCAAACGTCTGCTTTGTAA
- a CDS encoding ABC transporter permease: MLGPIFTREATVVPKRPKTYLARAVYVLSLFLLLCTGYLVLDGSRSLGNSGDAARFGGWMFTLLAPLQLLVLSSIAAVGAASSVAQEKDRRTLILLLLTRLSGFEVVAGKMAATLLTPLSMLLCSLPLFLCLPLLGGVSPRQVMGVYAVTAASILLAASVGTLMGMWREKTFQAIALTVLGLLMYIGLGEIVSESVSTLPETAKLAISAPRALAAAASPMASLSNETAAGVLGFVIVTTGLALIVLAIGVIKVRVWNPSREVRMRAPEPESSDEALHASAPASWKVRAPRPVWDNPILWREVRTWAYGRKVLVIRVAFVLLFLLVAAVLYLQIQDGVAMESGGRIGRALPSVTLPLVAIGVISLVLVNALAVTSVTGERDGLAIDLLLVTDLSPAEFVFGKLLGVMYVAKEMILLPMVLVIYLAANGVLTIENTVYVILGSIILYVFVAMLGIHSGLNYVAGRSATLASLGTVFFLCVGIAVCMTIMVSFRGAFQLQLAPFLVMILGGGAALFAALGWRNPSSAIFMASFGLPLVTFYAITQFLLQTDHLYVFFAMLVGYCFTTAAMMIPALSEFDVSLERDRAAAGDAA, translated from the coding sequence ATGCTCGGACCAATTTTCACCCGCGAAGCGACTGTGGTACCGAAACGTCCCAAGACGTATTTGGCTCGTGCGGTGTACGTGCTATCGCTATTCCTGCTGCTCTGCACAGGCTATTTGGTGCTGGATGGTTCGCGGTCGTTGGGCAACAGCGGCGATGCGGCGCGGTTCGGCGGTTGGATGTTCACGCTGCTGGCGCCTTTGCAGTTGTTGGTGCTCTCCAGTATCGCAGCCGTGGGCGCAGCTAGTAGCGTGGCACAAGAAAAGGACCGCCGAACGCTAATTCTGCTGCTGCTAACCCGGCTATCTGGTTTCGAGGTGGTTGCCGGCAAGATGGCCGCTACACTCCTGACGCCGCTCTCGATGCTGCTGTGCAGCCTGCCACTGTTTTTGTGCCTACCGCTGTTAGGGGGAGTTTCCCCGAGGCAAGTGATGGGCGTTTACGCAGTCACGGCAGCTTCGATTCTGCTGGCCGCTAGCGTTGGCACCTTGATGGGAATGTGGCGAGAGAAAACGTTCCAAGCGATCGCGTTAACAGTGCTGGGGTTGCTGATGTACATCGGCCTTGGCGAGATCGTGTCCGAATCAGTCTCGACACTCCCCGAAACTGCCAAGCTCGCGATCAGCGCCCCTCGCGCACTTGCCGCGGCGGCATCGCCCATGGCCAGCTTATCTAACGAAACCGCCGCTGGTGTGCTGGGGTTCGTGATCGTGACCACCGGTTTGGCCCTGATCGTGCTTGCGATCGGCGTGATCAAGGTTCGTGTTTGGAACCCGTCGCGTGAAGTCCGCATGCGTGCGCCGGAACCTGAATCTTCCGACGAAGCACTTCATGCATCGGCGCCGGCAAGCTGGAAAGTTCGCGCGCCGCGACCGGTCTGGGACAATCCAATTCTGTGGCGAGAAGTACGCACGTGGGCCTACGGCCGAAAAGTGTTGGTGATTCGAGTCGCGTTTGTCTTGCTGTTTCTATTGGTCGCCGCCGTGCTGTACTTACAAATTCAAGATGGCGTCGCGATGGAATCGGGTGGACGGATCGGACGCGCCCTGCCATCGGTGACGTTACCACTGGTTGCGATCGGTGTGATCAGTTTGGTCTTGGTCAACGCGCTGGCAGTCACATCGGTTACGGGCGAGCGAGACGGACTGGCGATCGACTTGTTGCTGGTCACCGATCTAAGCCCAGCCGAATTTGTTTTCGGCAAACTGCTGGGCGTGATGTATGTGGCCAAAGAAATGATTCTGTTGCCAATGGTTTTGGTCATCTACTTGGCTGCCAACGGTGTGCTGACAATCGAGAACACGGTGTACGTGATTCTGGGTTCGATCATCTTGTACGTGTTTGTGGCAATGCTCGGAATTCACTCGGGGCTGAACTACGTGGCCGGCCGCAGCGCAACGCTGGCCAGTTTGGGAACTGTCTTCTTTTTATGCGTCGGCATCGCCGTTTGCATGACGATCATGGTCAGTTTCCGCGGCGCATTCCAGCTTCAGTTGGCACCATTCTTGGTGATGATTTTGGGTGGCGGCGCAGCACTTTTTGCGGCACTGGGATGGCGAAACCCATCGTCCGCGATCTTCATGGCTTCGTTCGGTCTGCCGCTAGTCACGTTCTATGCGATCACTCAGTTTTTGCTGCAAACGGACCACTTGTATGTCTTCTTTGCCATGCTGGTTGGATACTGCTTCACGACCGCCGCCATGATGATTCCTGCACTCAGCGAGTTCGATGTTTCGCTGGAACGCGACCGCGCCGCAGCCGGAGACGCAGCTTGA
- a CDS encoding Flp family type IVb pilin: MLQGKSLQTIAEFIFEEDGTTAVEYAIMLAMIIGVCAASVSFLANSTKESFDASGEAIAGAIGN, from the coding sequence ATGCTTCAGGGCAAATCCCTTCAAACCATTGCCGAGTTCATTTTCGAAGAAGATGGCACGACGGCTGTCGAATACGCGATTATGCTCGCGATGATCATTGGCGTTTGCGCTGCGTCCGTCAGTTTTCTTGCGAATTCGACAAAAGAGAGTTTTGACGCGTCGGGCGAAGCAATCGCAGGAGCGATCGGCAACTAA
- a CDS encoding CTP synthase: MTKHIFVTGGVVSSLGKGLTSASIGMLLEQRGLRVRMQKLDPYINVDPGTMSPYQHGEVYVLDDGSETDLDLGHYERFTSGLLSRDCNYTTGQIYLSVIEKERKGQFLGKTVQVIPHITNEIKSVVKRMGGDDVDVVITEIGGTVGDIESLPFLEAIRQFSLDVGRENVLYMHLTLVPYLKAADELKTKPTQHSVGQLRMIGIQPDVLVCRCEHSISRDDREKIALFCNVPVEAVIEEKDKDFSIYEVPLSLVENKLDELVIKKLGLTSAKPLDISPWTDLLHRLRNPHHEISIAVVGKYAEHKDAYKSIYESIDHAGMHHQAQVRIGRIQSADIEREGCERLLSGYDGILVPGGFGERGIEGKVQAVKFARERGIPFFGICLGMQCAVIDYGRNVMNLEAAHSSEFDKDTQHPVICLLDEQQNVTQMGGTMRLGSQPAKLDPESVAGKAYGVTEVNERHRHRYEFNNTYRESFEAAGLKFSGTSPDGGLVEIVEIPAHPWFCAVQFHPEFKSKPLQAHPLFAGFVGAAIERHQSRSTKDGLGVSSR; encoded by the coding sequence ATGACGAAACACATCTTTGTAACCGGCGGCGTGGTCAGTTCTCTTGGCAAGGGGCTAACCAGTGCCTCGATTGGCATGCTGCTAGAACAGCGTGGCCTGCGGGTCCGTATGCAGAAATTGGACCCCTATATCAACGTCGATCCGGGCACGATGAGCCCTTATCAGCACGGCGAGGTCTACGTCCTCGATGATGGGTCTGAAACCGATCTGGATTTGGGGCACTACGAGCGATTCACGTCCGGGTTGTTGTCGCGGGACTGCAACTACACGACTGGCCAGATTTATTTGTCGGTCATCGAAAAAGAACGCAAAGGCCAGTTTCTGGGCAAGACAGTCCAGGTCATTCCTCACATCACCAACGAAATCAAGTCGGTGGTCAAGCGGATGGGCGGCGATGATGTCGATGTGGTGATCACCGAAATCGGTGGCACGGTCGGCGATATCGAGAGCTTGCCATTTCTAGAAGCAATCCGGCAATTTTCGCTCGATGTTGGTCGCGAAAACGTCCTCTACATGCACCTGACCTTGGTGCCGTATTTGAAGGCAGCTGACGAGTTAAAGACCAAACCAACCCAGCACAGCGTTGGTCAGCTTCGCATGATCGGGATCCAGCCGGATGTCTTGGTTTGTCGTTGTGAGCATTCGATCAGCCGCGACGATCGCGAAAAAATCGCCTTGTTCTGCAACGTGCCCGTCGAGGCCGTGATCGAAGAAAAAGACAAAGACTTTTCGATCTATGAAGTCCCCTTGTCGCTTGTCGAAAACAAGCTTGACGAGTTGGTGATCAAAAAGTTGGGGCTGACTAGTGCAAAGCCTTTGGATATCTCGCCGTGGACCGATCTGTTGCATCGCCTTCGCAACCCGCATCACGAAATTTCGATTGCGGTGGTGGGCAAGTACGCCGAGCACAAAGACGCGTACAAGTCGATCTATGAATCCATCGACCATGCCGGCATGCATCACCAAGCCCAGGTACGGATCGGTCGTATTCAAAGTGCCGATATTGAACGTGAAGGCTGTGAACGTTTGCTGAGCGGTTACGACGGCATCTTGGTGCCAGGCGGTTTCGGCGAGCGCGGCATCGAAGGTAAGGTGCAGGCAGTCAAGTTTGCTCGTGAACGCGGAATTCCGTTCTTTGGCATTTGTCTGGGGATGCAGTGTGCGGTCATCGACTATGGCCGAAATGTCATGAACCTAGAAGCTGCGCACAGCAGCGAGTTTGACAAAGACACTCAGCATCCGGTGATCTGTTTGTTGGACGAGCAACAAAACGTGACTCAAATGGGTGGCACGATGCGGTTGGGAAGCCAGCCCGCCAAACTAGATCCTGAAAGTGTCGCCGGAAAAGCTTACGGCGTGACCGAAGTGAACGAGCGGCATCGTCACCGATACGAATTCAATAACACGTACCGTGAATCGTTCGAGGCAGCCGGGTTGAAGTTCTCTGGCACGAGCCCCGACGGTGGCCTCGTCGAGATTGTTGAAATTCCGGCTCACCCATGGTTCTGTGCTGTTCAGTTCCACCCCGAATTCAAGAGCAAACCGCTGCAGGCACATCCGCTGTTTGCCGGGTTTGTCGGCGCGGCGATCGAGCGACATCAGTCGCGATCAACGAAAGACGGTCTCGGGGTGAGTTCGCGCTAG
- a CDS encoding peptidylprolyl isomerase, with the protein MRRHLRLENLEARRLLAGDWDLPPALASDVWAASRIVAKAEGETTDAPSFQLIADQTVEMGSPLHIPIDAAGASGGPLTTTVTVSNPALVEAVVISGNRSIRVDVENFGEMVFELFEQRAPRASGRVIELAEAGFYDGILFHRVIDGFVLQAGDPTATGTSGSDLADFDDEFHPDLQHNREGILSFAKTSDDTNNSQFFVTATDTRHLDFNHSIFGQLVEGFDVRKAISKTPVDSVTSKPLTDVVIRTIDVFDDVENSVVMLRALAADVQVDVTVQVTDQDGNSVSQTFVVSTVADAVNANPFLKPIPPQVLASSNETYSLTLEAIDLESDAVAFAGQYSSDSFGSTASLDPVTGIFEITPAAGFTGTIDFLFGVTSAVANNLPYDIQAFQLQFIDSLLVPSSPVLESVNHQALTTTVSEATAGALIELVDSNTGEVLATTSADSGVVVVTWDFPESLQSGEYSLVARSRVGSLVSGSSSALVVNIDRTAPMIDTVALPTHGFAGEPIAAAMAADEVISRWSIVDGPELMTIDPAAGLLQWTPPSSVRGVQSFTVVGEDVAGNSAAIELTVQITSRYVNPANPYDVDGNGAVSGLDALLVINALSRGGGTIGLPEYDLNSPSGLSSLRQDYYYNANQDVAITALDALVVINEIGRQQVSGEGEAAAERRLGLIDAAIWSISIGGPHGWDSLGSTMAEDRDFDGLPGQLF; encoded by the coding sequence TTGAGACGCCATTTGCGACTCGAAAACCTTGAAGCTAGGCGGTTGTTGGCCGGCGACTGGGATCTTCCGCCAGCTTTGGCCAGCGATGTTTGGGCTGCCAGCAGAATCGTTGCTAAGGCAGAAGGCGAAACTACGGACGCCCCCAGTTTTCAATTGATCGCCGATCAAACAGTTGAAATGGGCAGCCCGCTGCACATTCCCATTGATGCCGCGGGCGCGTCTGGCGGACCGCTGACCACAACCGTCACGGTCAGCAACCCGGCCTTGGTTGAAGCAGTCGTGATCTCGGGTAACCGATCGATCCGCGTCGACGTCGAGAACTTCGGCGAGATGGTCTTCGAGTTGTTCGAGCAGCGTGCTCCGCGAGCGTCGGGGCGTGTGATTGAGTTGGCAGAGGCTGGGTTCTATGACGGGATATTATTTCACCGGGTGATCGATGGTTTTGTATTGCAGGCCGGCGATCCAACGGCCACAGGAACCAGCGGATCCGATTTGGCCGATTTCGATGACGAGTTCCATCCCGATCTCCAGCACAACCGCGAAGGCATTTTGTCATTCGCAAAGACATCTGATGACACGAACAACTCACAGTTCTTTGTCACCGCAACCGATACCCGACATTTGGACTTCAATCATTCCATTTTTGGTCAACTGGTCGAAGGGTTCGACGTCCGCAAAGCAATCAGTAAAACACCGGTGGACAGCGTCACCAGCAAACCTCTGACTGATGTGGTCATTCGAACAATCGACGTGTTTGATGATGTGGAGAATTCAGTCGTCATGCTGCGAGCACTGGCGGCTGATGTGCAGGTCGATGTGACGGTTCAGGTGACGGACCAAGACGGGAATTCCGTTTCGCAAACGTTTGTGGTCAGCACGGTCGCGGATGCTGTGAATGCTAATCCGTTCTTAAAGCCGATTCCGCCGCAGGTCTTGGCGTCATCGAATGAAACCTATTCATTGACGCTGGAAGCAATCGACCTGGAATCGGATGCGGTTGCGTTTGCTGGTCAGTATTCCAGTGACTCTTTTGGTAGTACAGCGTCGCTGGATCCAGTCACTGGCATCTTCGAAATCACGCCGGCCGCTGGTTTCACCGGCACGATTGATTTTCTGTTCGGTGTGACGTCCGCAGTCGCAAACAATTTGCCGTACGACATTCAGGCGTTTCAACTGCAGTTCATTGATTCGCTTCTCGTTCCGTCGTCGCCGGTTCTTGAAAGTGTCAATCACCAAGCTTTGACGACGACTGTTTCGGAAGCCACCGCGGGCGCGTTGATCGAGTTGGTGGATTCGAATACCGGCGAGGTGTTGGCAACGACGTCGGCTGATTCTGGGGTGGTCGTAGTGACTTGGGATTTTCCTGAGTCACTGCAAAGTGGTGAGTATTCACTGGTTGCGCGCAGCCGAGTCGGAAGCTTGGTCAGTGGTTCGTCGTCGGCGCTGGTGGTGAACATTGATCGAACCGCGCCGATGATCGACACCGTCGCTTTGCCCACGCATGGTTTTGCGGGCGAGCCGATTGCTGCGGCGATGGCAGCGGATGAGGTGATTTCTAGGTGGTCGATTGTCGATGGCCCCGAATTGATGACGATTGATCCAGCGGCTGGTTTGCTGCAGTGGACACCACCGTCGTCAGTGCGAGGCGTCCAGAGCTTTACGGTCGTCGGCGAAGACGTCGCCGGAAACTCGGCCGCAATCGAATTGACGGTGCAGATTACATCTCGCTACGTGAACCCAGCCAATCCTTACGATGTGGACGGGAACGGTGCGGTCAGCGGGCTGGACGCACTGCTGGTTATTAACGCCCTGAGCCGGGGCGGTGGAACGATCGGGTTGCCCGAATATGACCTGAACTCGCCATCGGGATTGTCGTCTCTGCGGCAGGATTATTACTACAACGCCAATCAGGACGTGGCGATCACGGCCCTGGATGCGTTGGTCGTGATCAACGAAATCGGCCGGCAACAGGTCAGCGGCGAAGGGGAAGCCGCCGCCGAGCGACGTCTGGGACTGATCGATGCTGCAATATGGTCAATTTCGATTGGTGGCCCTCATGGCTGGGATTCTCTAGGCAGCACAATGGCGGAAGATCGCGATTTTGACGGCTTGCCGGGGCAATTGTTCTGA